From Cognatishimia activa, one genomic window encodes:
- a CDS encoding N-acetylmuramoyl-L-alanine amidase, which yields MAPKAPHVSQSPSPNFGPRRDGATPSLIVLHYTAMASAEAACKTLCNPETEVSAHYLISSKGRIDQLVQEDMRAWHAGAGQWGDITDVNSHSIGIELDNLGTHGFAEPQMAALEWLLPQIMQRWSILPKNVIAHSDLAPHRKIDPGPRFDWKRLALQGLAVWPDAEQATGDWTENAARFGYPLAGLSGIEDPLAACFAAFRSRFRPWAKGPEDAEDRRIMARLVARVAP from the coding sequence ATGGCGCCCAAAGCGCCGCACGTGAGTCAATCCCCATCCCCAAATTTCGGGCCGCGTCGCGATGGTGCGACGCCATCTCTGATAGTGTTGCACTACACGGCTATGGCCTCGGCTGAGGCTGCCTGTAAAACGCTCTGCAATCCGGAGACCGAAGTCTCTGCACACTATCTGATTTCGTCAAAGGGACGGATTGACCAGCTCGTTCAAGAAGACATGCGCGCATGGCATGCTGGGGCAGGGCAGTGGGGGGATATCACGGATGTGAATTCCCATTCCATCGGAATTGAACTTGATAATCTTGGCACGCATGGATTTGCGGAACCGCAAATGGCCGCGCTGGAATGGCTCCTGCCGCAGATCATGCAACGCTGGTCAATCCTGCCAAAAAATGTCATCGCGCATTCCGATCTTGCGCCCCATCGCAAAATCGATCCCGGCCCCCGCTTTGACTGGAAACGCCTCGCTCTTCAGGGTTTAGCAGTCTGGCCGGACGCAGAACAAGCCACCGGAGACTGGACCGAAAACGCTGCGCGCTTTGGTTATCCTTTGGCCGGCCTTTCTGGCATCGAAGATCCCTTGGCAGCCTGTTTTGCAGCCTTCCGCAGTCGCTTCCGCCCCTGGGCAAAAGGGCCAGAAGATGCTGAAGATCGCCGCATCATGGCCCGGTTGGTGGCGCGTGTAGCCCCTTAG
- a CDS encoding potassium channel family protein gives MFSQLLLGSLITFVSLVGASIVWWWMNEILLALEPKLRAPQGRRMSALVFFLAVVSAMLIMAFGVFLWAAVFAQMSVFASWEEAIYYSLVAYSTLGLGDVSLPQDQRLLGGMTGANGFLMFGLMTAMLTDALRQIGRMQRVEGRKADRTS, from the coding sequence ATGTTCAGTCAATTGCTGCTCGGCTCGCTCATAACTTTCGTTTCACTAGTGGGTGCCAGCATTGTTTGGTGGTGGATGAACGAAATCCTATTGGCGCTGGAACCCAAATTACGAGCACCACAGGGACGGCGCATGTCAGCTCTGGTTTTCTTTCTGGCCGTTGTTTCCGCGATGCTGATCATGGCCTTTGGTGTCTTCCTATGGGCCGCGGTCTTTGCACAAATGTCCGTTTTTGCCTCCTGGGAAGAAGCGATCTATTACTCACTGGTCGCTTACTCCACGTTGGGTCTGGGCGACGTCAGCCTGCCCCAGGATCAACGCCTTCTGGGTGGCATGACCGGGGCAAATGGATTTCTGATGTTTGGCCTGATGACCGCAATGCTGACCGATGCGCTCAGGCAGATCGGGCGCATGCAACGCGTTGAAGGGCGCAAGGCGGATCGCACGTCTTAA
- a CDS encoding MFS transporter — MTDATKINMNEAEHAVGKTLDLSASDYVPWSTFLTRKNVVPLALVSLAVWLHAGDSLVVATMMPTMVAEVGGASLVGWSISLYQIGSIVAGAASALLTMQYGVRRAMALAALVFALGCLVSAAGRTMPEVLVGRLVQGFGGGGLVAMSFVAVSLFFEPRYRARALAVISTLWGIAAFLGPVIGSFFVAYANWRWGFGFFAVKAVLLAVWIGLSSGERPPQLAMAHGSFPLRRLSLLAFAVVLISFAGVEVVLGRTLPLCLLGLFTLYHFLRLDQKAGETRLFPRELLEFKNPIGAGLLMCLSMSFSTVGLSAFGPLLLAALHEVGPLQIGYVIASAAIGWSVLAVSTSGIAAAHQGAMIRLGMGTVALGVLGLAIAVPYGPLWLVALFSFAEGAGFGMCWHFIMGRMTSMAPQEEVQRLSGAIPTVQRIGYAFGAAYVGIVANASGILSLDVPEKATNAAFWIFASSAPFVLLGLFAAVSFTRAQTEATNRVTP; from the coding sequence ATGACGGACGCGACAAAAATAAACATGAATGAGGCCGAGCACGCTGTCGGCAAAACCCTTGACCTATCTGCATCTGACTATGTGCCCTGGTCCACTTTTCTAACTCGGAAAAACGTCGTGCCTTTGGCGCTTGTCAGCCTGGCGGTTTGGTTGCACGCGGGAGACTCTTTGGTGGTTGCCACGATGATGCCCACTATGGTCGCGGAAGTTGGCGGTGCATCTTTGGTGGGTTGGTCAATCTCGCTCTATCAGATCGGTTCTATTGTCGCCGGCGCCGCAAGTGCTCTTTTGACAATGCAATATGGGGTGCGCCGCGCCATGGCTCTGGCAGCGTTGGTTTTTGCCCTGGGATGTCTGGTAAGTGCTGCCGGTCGAACCATGCCCGAAGTTTTGGTTGGCCGACTTGTGCAGGGTTTTGGCGGCGGAGGGCTGGTCGCTATGTCTTTTGTTGCGGTCAGCCTGTTTTTTGAACCTAGGTACCGAGCACGGGCTCTCGCCGTCATTTCAACGCTTTGGGGCATTGCCGCCTTTCTTGGTCCTGTGATTGGCAGTTTCTTTGTAGCTTATGCCAACTGGCGGTGGGGGTTTGGCTTTTTTGCAGTGAAAGCGGTTCTATTAGCGGTTTGGATAGGGCTGTCGTCCGGCGAGAGGCCCCCACAGCTCGCCATGGCTCACGGAAGTTTTCCATTGCGTCGACTGTCGCTCTTGGCCTTTGCTGTGGTTCTCATTTCCTTTGCCGGTGTCGAAGTCGTACTGGGGCGCACGCTCCCACTGTGTCTTCTGGGATTGTTCACCCTGTATCACTTCCTGAGACTGGACCAGAAAGCTGGGGAAACGCGGCTCTTTCCCCGTGAACTTCTGGAATTCAAAAACCCCATCGGTGCGGGTCTTCTGATGTGCCTGAGCATGTCCTTCTCTACGGTTGGATTGTCGGCCTTTGGACCCTTGCTGTTGGCTGCACTGCATGAAGTAGGGCCTTTGCAGATTGGTTACGTAATCGCCTCTGCTGCGATCGGTTGGAGTGTTTTGGCTGTGAGCACCAGCGGCATAGCGGCTGCTCATCAGGGCGCAATGATCCGTCTGGGAATGGGGACGGTTGCGCTGGGAGTATTGGGGTTGGCCATTGCGGTGCCCTATGGTCCGCTCTGGCTTGTCGCCCTGTTTAGTTTTGCCGAAGGGGCGGGCTTTGGCATGTGCTGGCATTTCATCATGGGGCGCATGACCAGCATGGCACCGCAAGAAGAGGTGCAGCGTTTGTCGGGGGCGATCCCGACGGTGCAGCGCATCGGGTATGCGTTTGGTGCCGCCTACGTGGGTATTGTCGCCAATGCCAGTGGGATTTTGTCCTTGGACGTGCCGGAAAAAGCCACCAATGCTGCATTCTGGATCTTTGCCAGCAGCGCGCCGTTTGTCTTATTGGGATTGTTTGCTGCAGTATCGTTCACGCGCGCCCAAACAGAAGCTACCAACCGCGTGACACCATAA
- a CDS encoding SDR family oxidoreductase, whose product MQLKDKTIIITGASSGIGAAAALLFAKEGARLVLAARREAELTTLVNQIIQSNGEAVMLAGDVQSEDYNAELVSLAVETFGGLQCAFNNAGIMGEMCPIPHMDADNWRSVLDVNLTSAFFAAKHQIPAMKATGAGSLVFTSSFVGHTIGFPGMGAYAAAKAGLVGLTQVLAAEHGPEGIRANALLPGGTKTPMAGDDLEFHEFVKGLHALKRMADPKEIAQAAAFLLSDQASFVTGAAFLADGGNSINKT is encoded by the coding sequence ATGCAACTCAAGGACAAAACCATTATCATCACCGGAGCCAGCAGCGGGATCGGCGCGGCGGCGGCACTCCTCTTTGCCAAAGAAGGCGCAAGGCTGGTTCTAGCCGCGCGACGAGAGGCTGAACTCACGACGCTCGTGAATCAGATCATTCAGAGCAATGGTGAGGCCGTTATGCTGGCGGGCGACGTGCAAAGCGAAGACTATAATGCCGAGCTTGTATCTCTGGCTGTTGAGACTTTCGGAGGGCTGCAATGTGCCTTCAACAATGCTGGCATAATGGGCGAGATGTGCCCGATCCCACACATGGATGCAGATAACTGGCGCTCAGTCTTGGATGTGAACCTCACCTCAGCCTTCTTTGCGGCAAAGCATCAGATCCCTGCCATGAAGGCCACAGGCGCTGGATCGCTGGTATTCACCTCATCTTTTGTGGGTCATACCATCGGCTTTCCGGGCATGGGGGCCTATGCAGCGGCCAAGGCTGGGCTCGTCGGGCTTACGCAGGTACTTGCGGCGGAACACGGCCCAGAGGGCATTCGCGCGAATGCATTGCTTCCGGGTGGTACAAAGACACCGATGGCGGGGGATGATCTTGAGTTTCATGAATTTGTGAAAGGGTTGCACGCATTGAAACGCATGGCTGATCCCAAGGAAATCGCCCAAGCTGCAGCCTTTTTGCTATCTGATCAGGCTTCCTTCGTCACAGGAGCAGCCTTCCTTGCAGATGGTGGGAACTCGATCAACAAAACATAA